In one Mycobacterium heckeshornense genomic region, the following are encoded:
- the asnB gene encoding asparagine synthase (glutamine-hydrolyzing), which translates to MCGLLAFVGPAARDAADAVADASHLMRHRGPDEPGTWADGNVVFGFNRLSIIDIAHSHQPLRWGPPGMPDRYVLVFNGEIYNYLELRAELAANHGAVFATDGDGEAIIAAYHYWGVDALARLRGMFAFALWDTAAGELFCARDPFGIKPLFIAAGSGGVAVASEKKCLLELASLIGFDTGIDRRAVQHYTVLQYVPEPETLTRGIRRLESGCYARIRPGDPEPDIVRYFVPRFAAEPITRDTEQARYDEITAVLEDSVAKHMRADVTVGAFLSGGIDSTAIAALAIRHNPRLITFTTGFEREGFSEIDVAVASAEAIGARHIAKVVSPGEFVAALPEIVWYLDEPVADPALVPLFFVAREARKHVKVVLSGEGADELFGGYTIYREPLSLKPFEYLPARLRRSMGKMSKPLPDGMRGKSLLHRGSLTLEQRYYGNARSFSDAQLQAVLPGFRPEWTHTDVTAPVYAQSVGWDPVARMQHIDLFTWLRGDILVKADKMTMANSLELRVPFLDPEVFAVASRLPVEAKITRTTTKYALRRALRPIVPAHVLNRPKLGFPVPIRHWLRAGELLEWAYDLVDSSQAGRLIDIAAVRRMLDEHRCGTSDHSRRLWTVLIFMLWHAIFVEHTLVPQIQEPHYPVQL; encoded by the coding sequence GTGTGTGGACTGCTGGCATTCGTGGGTCCCGCGGCCCGCGACGCCGCCGACGCCGTGGCCGACGCGTCGCACCTGATGCGCCATCGCGGCCCCGACGAGCCCGGCACCTGGGCCGACGGCAACGTTGTGTTCGGGTTCAACCGGCTGTCCATCATCGACATCGCACATTCGCATCAGCCGCTGCGGTGGGGCCCGCCGGGGATGCCGGACCGGTATGTGCTGGTGTTCAACGGCGAGATCTACAACTACCTCGAGCTGCGCGCGGAACTGGCCGCCAACCACGGCGCCGTGTTTGCCACCGACGGCGACGGCGAGGCCATCATCGCCGCCTACCACTACTGGGGCGTCGACGCGCTAGCCCGGTTGCGGGGCATGTTCGCATTTGCCCTGTGGGACACAGCTGCCGGCGAATTGTTTTGCGCCCGTGATCCTTTCGGCATCAAACCGCTGTTCATCGCAGCCGGAAGCGGCGGTGTCGCGGTGGCCAGCGAGAAGAAGTGCCTGCTGGAGCTTGCGTCGCTGATCGGGTTCGACACCGGCATCGACCGGCGGGCCGTGCAGCACTACACGGTGCTGCAGTATGTGCCCGAGCCCGAGACGCTGACCCGCGGAATCCGCCGCCTGGAATCCGGCTGTTATGCCCGCATCCGTCCCGGCGACCCCGAACCGGACATCGTCCGCTACTTCGTGCCCCGGTTTGCCGCCGAACCCATTACCCGCGACACCGAGCAGGCCCGTTACGACGAGATCACCGCGGTCCTGGAGGACTCGGTCGCCAAGCACATGCGCGCCGATGTCACCGTCGGCGCGTTCCTGTCGGGTGGCATCGATTCCACGGCGATCGCCGCACTGGCCATCCGCCACAATCCGCGGCTGATCACCTTTACCACCGGGTTCGAGCGCGAGGGCTTCTCCGAGATCGACGTCGCGGTGGCATCCGCCGAAGCGATCGGCGCGCGGCACATCGCCAAGGTGGTCAGTCCCGGCGAGTTCGTTGCCGCATTACCCGAGATCGTCTGGTACCTCGACGAACCGGTCGCCGACCCCGCGCTGGTACCGCTGTTCTTCGTCGCCCGTGAGGCCCGCAAACACGTCAAAGTGGTGCTCTCCGGCGAAGGCGCCGACGAGCTATTCGGCGGTTATACGATTTACCGGGAACCGTTGTCGCTCAAGCCTTTCGAATACCTGCCCGCACGGCTGCGGCGTTCGATGGGCAAGATGTCCAAACCGCTGCCGGACGGTATGCGGGGCAAGAGCCTGCTGCACCGCGGATCGCTGACGCTCGAGCAGCGCTACTACGGCAATGCCCGCAGCTTCTCCGACGCGCAGCTGCAAGCCGTGCTGCCCGGTTTCCGCCCGGAGTGGACGCACACCGACGTGACGGCGCCGGTGTACGCGCAGTCCGTGGGCTGGGATCCGGTGGCGCGCATGCAGCACATCGATTTGTTCACCTGGCTGCGGGGCGACATCTTGGTCAAGGCCGACAAGATGACCATGGCCAACTCCCTGGAGCTGCGGGTGCCGTTTTTGGACCCTGAGGTATTCGCGGTGGCTTCTCGCTTGCCGGTGGAGGCCAAGATCACCCGCACCACCACCAAATACGCGTTGCGGCGCGCGCTGCGGCCGATCGTGCCGGCCCATGTGCTCAACCGGCCGAAGCTGGGTTTCCCGGTGCCGATCCGACACTGGCTGCGCGCCGGGGAGCTGCTGGAGTGGGCGTACGACCTGGTGGACTCGTCGCAGGCCGGCCGGCTCATCGACATCGCTGCCGTGCGCCGCATGCTCGACGAACACCGCTGCGGCACAAGCGATCACAGTCGCCGGCTGTGGACGGTGCTGATCTTCATGCTGTGGCATGCGATCTTCGTCGAGCACACACTGGTGCCGCAGATCCAAGAACCGCACTACCCGGTGCAGCTTTAA
- a CDS encoding cytochrome c oxidase subunit 4 — protein sequence MHIEARLFEFVAAFFIATAVLYGVLTQLFATGGVEWAGTTALALTGGMALIVATFFRFVARRLDTRPEDYEGAEISDGAGELGFFSPHSWWPVLVALSGSVAAVGIALWLPWLIVAGVAFVLSSAAGLVFEYYLGPEKH from the coding sequence ATGCACATCGAAGCCAGGCTGTTTGAGTTTGTCGCCGCGTTTTTCATCGCGACCGCGGTGCTCTACGGCGTGCTGACCCAGCTGTTCGCCACCGGTGGTGTCGAGTGGGCCGGCACCACCGCGCTGGCGCTCACCGGCGGCATGGCGTTGATCGTCGCCACTTTCTTTCGGTTCGTCGCTCGTCGGCTCGACACCCGTCCCGAGGACTACGAAGGAGCTGAGATCAGCGACGGGGCAGGCGAGTTGGGCTTCTTCAGCCCGCACAGCTGGTGGCCGGTGCTGGTCGCGTTGTCGGGCTCGGTGGCCGCGGTCGGCATCGCCCTGTGGTTGCCGTGGTTGATCGTTGCCGGGGTGGCGTTCGTGCTCAGCTCCGCGGCAGGACTGGTATTCGAGTACTATCTCGGCCCCGAGAAACACTGA
- a CDS encoding cytochrome c oxidase subunit II: MTPCGPRRVPGIAGFRSALARGRRPLVLTGTLSVLAVTLSGCSWSEALALGWPRGITPEADVNRQLWIGAVIASLVVGVIVWGLIFWSSAFHRKKKTDTELPRQFGYNLPLELVLTVIPFLIISVLFYFTVVVQEKMIHLASDPEVVVDVTSFQWNWKFGYQKVRFKDGTYVYDGADPARKRAMASKPEGKDKHGEELVGPIRGLNTEDRTYLNFDKVETLGTSTEIPVLVLPAGKRIEFQLASADVVHAFWVPEFLFKRDVMPNPAANNSVNRFQVAEITKTGAFVGRCAEMCGTYHSMMNFEVRVVHPNDFKFYLEKRREGKTNAEALLAINQPPTAVTTHPFETRRGELAPQASK; this comes from the coding sequence GTGACACCTTGCGGGCCCCGTCGTGTGCCGGGCATTGCCGGCTTTCGCTCGGCGCTGGCCCGCGGGCGTCGCCCGCTGGTGCTGACCGGCACGCTGAGCGTGCTGGCCGTGACCCTCAGCGGATGCAGCTGGTCAGAAGCGCTGGCCCTGGGCTGGCCGCGGGGCATCACTCCGGAAGCTGATGTCAACCGGCAACTCTGGATCGGCGCAGTGATCGCTTCGCTGGTTGTCGGTGTGATCGTGTGGGGCCTGATCTTTTGGAGCTCCGCCTTTCACCGAAAAAAGAAGACCGACACCGAACTGCCCCGCCAGTTCGGCTACAACCTGCCCCTTGAGCTGGTGCTGACCGTCATCCCGTTCCTGATCATCTCGGTGCTGTTCTATTTCACGGTGGTGGTGCAGGAGAAGATGATTCATCTTGCATCCGATCCGGAGGTCGTCGTCGACGTCACGTCGTTCCAGTGGAACTGGAAGTTCGGCTACCAGAAGGTGCGTTTCAAAGACGGCACGTATGTGTACGACGGCGCCGACCCGGCCCGCAAGCGGGCGATGGCGTCCAAGCCGGAAGGAAAAGACAAGCACGGCGAGGAGCTCGTCGGCCCGATCCGTGGGCTCAACACCGAAGACCGCACCTACCTCAACTTCGACAAGGTCGAGACGTTGGGCACCAGCACCGAGATCCCGGTGCTGGTGTTGCCGGCCGGCAAGCGCATCGAGTTCCAATTGGCTTCCGCCGATGTGGTACATGCGTTTTGGGTGCCGGAATTCTTGTTCAAGCGTGACGTGATGCCCAATCCTGCGGCCAACAATTCGGTGAACAGGTTCCAGGTCGCCGAGATCACGAAAACCGGCGCGTTTGTCGGCCGCTGCGCCGAGATGTGCGGTACCTACCACTCGATGATGAACTTTGAGGTGCGGGTGGTACACCCCAACGACTTCAAGTTCTACCTGGAAAAGCGCCGCGAAGGGAAGACGAACGCCGAGGCGCTGCTAGCGATCAACCAGCCGCCCACCGCGGTCACCACGCACCCGTTCGAGACCCGTCGCGGTGAGCTGGCACCACAAGCGAGTAAGTAG